ATGTCACAGAACACGTGCGCCAGTTATCGACAAATGTAAGGTGATTCTATACAGATGcttactattctaaatcttttcaaaataatcactcagcgatacgaattacattgtttttgcaattggcagccaccatatataaattaagtggcggtcgccagataaaataactggcggaCGCCAGTTAATATATGTGGCGGCCTTTAATTAATAAGTgccggccgccagataataagtgacggtcgccacataaattaagtggcggccgccagttgaataaatattaattgttaaattgatcaatgttcgttatcttcactttttcattgttGACATTTAGATGATAAGGATGCCAATATTCTTTGAGTTTTCTGTCACGTAACATGTTATTAACAGACTAAGTCAAACAGGGAAGCGTCATTAAGGCAAAGGGCATACATTTCCCATTGTTAACGTTTCTCAATAAGTAAAATTATATTATTGACTTACTTAACAGTACGATACCTCCAATCATGTTATATCATCAGATAATATTCCCACTGTACACAGAGCATTAAGATAAGGGAAGAGCCACTTTTATGATGTCATTATATTATAGGAGAATGTCGTACCTCGtgacttcttgattcaaacTTAGGTGATATAGTATAATATTAGTCTTCATAGATAAATTCCAAGTACAACCAATATCATACAAATCTTTGTATGACATAATTCAATTGTGTAACACATGATTAAAAGACACATGCACTTGTATTCTAAAGAAGGGTaaatcaaaaggtataaaaatgatttaatcTACATGCCTATGTGGAAGAATTATAACTATTTAACAACATTGACTAAagatgtatatgatatttttgtggatatttttttcGGACATCAACACATCTTTTAAGGAGCTCTATCCTTTGTTTTGATAGTGGAGCAAACGTGCAAAGACGATACTAATATTGCGCTCATTTCTCTGTTAGGACACTCGTTGTatggacatttttttttcttcctttgaCCTCGTACAAACGTCTTGATGATCAAAATGGAGAAATTCATTAAATTCCTTTATAAGTGaaattatttcaactattgCTGAAGAAACGAAAATCGTATTGTTTTGTGTTCAAGTTCGTGTATTAAATGCATCATGTTCTTGTCGTATTACATACTCGtagtatatttatgtagcaatattccattatcacctgcatatggtgtttatgtctcacagctaattcgatacacaagagcttgttctgcgtgtggcCAGTTTCTAAATCgtgacaagctactgacaaacaggttgaaggtacaggggtttaaacaatctcgtttaaagtcagcatttcgcaaattttttGGTCGTTATCATaatgtagtttgccaataccatctatcattgtgtcaattgtgtgtctgatgtgtttcataccgattggtagaccattcttggtacactggttttgactacggataactcaactatctattttgtattgcttataggaatcgTGCAGCATTTCCGAAAGATatgcgagagagagagaaaaaaagagcTTCTCTAATGTAAGTTGACGTCAGTTACAGTCATTTCTATaatgaaaatctaaaaaaaaaaaaagaaacaataattttgatttaaaaatcataaaaagcaTATTCAACTTCCATGACGCAAGACAGGTTTATATCGAATAAATTAAGATCGCTCCACCCTCATTTGACTCATCGATGACGACGCTTTTTTGGTGAAGCGGAGTCGTCGCTGGCAAGATACGTCCTCATTTGTTTAGGTAGAATCTTTGGTTAAACACATTGATGGTCATACACAGCGGTCTGCAGTAGCTGAATTTGGAACTCCTGTGTTTGATGATGCTGGGGTGTGCAGGATTTCAAAGTGTGTTTGTATTAATAATAgatattaaaatacatgatatactgtaaaccaacattTATTTGCGGCTACTTTGGTTCGCGACGAGTAATTTTCGTGATTGAACCTTTCTCCAGCTTATGACATTCAAGGACTGGTTTGCAACGAGGAATATTCGCATCGATGAGGTTCGCGCGAATCTCGCACGCGAATAAAATTTGGTTTACAGTAATGCTAGACAAAATAATTGTTTCATTATCATTGTTTGGAATGTTTTATATGGGATGAGTGGTTGATTCGGCACTCCTGTGTGCTTGATTCGGTAAGTCGGGGAAAAGGTATTCCGTGACCTGAGAAGAGATCAGGTTAGCTTGTCGCATTGGAATTGTCGTGCGTACATTTGCCGATGGTCAATGGAATTATCATACAAcgctttcatgtcaattccaTTGTATTGGGACCCTCAGCAAGCACAAAGGAAAGAAAAGGGGGTCATAATATCTGGTGATATCATAATAGGTGGTCAAACTTATGGAGTGGTAGAAACTCCGATGGTGAATTGACTAAGCATTGGAAACGTTAGATAATTACGTATGACACTGAGAATTATTCCTACATGTACTACACTACGCTGTGtttcaattcattttaattACAAGACAATTTTTAGTTGAAAGTATCTTACATATTAGTTGTGGGACCATTTTTCCACATACACATGCAACAAATGAACAAGTGCATTTAGGTCAAATATCTTATCAAATGACTGGTGTGAATACATTGATCAAATACGATGTCAAAGGTCATTATGGTGAATTCCATTGTTGTAAATTGGTAACATCAGCAGGGTAAAACAaaacttcttgtttacattataagcgcatgatacattttattttagcacttacaatattatacaaattaGGTGCCACGAAAATCACTCGTTCTGTAGAAGTTGTagattgaaattgaaattatcCGACCACGTCCGGACCGCCGCCAAGAGATCTGCGTAAAAGAAACAAGAACAGGAGTCAGGATTATTGAACTATTGGGAGTATTCAGTTGAAAGCCATACTACATACCTTTGAACTCTCTATTGAAATCTCGTCTAACCTGACTAAACCCCACTCTATTCCTCTCTAATATTCAAATCTCTAAATTCCATGCAAATTGTGCAACTTGACAACAAATGTGTTCGTTTCCATGTCATGATTTTCCAATGACGAAACGGCTGGACCTCACCAGAGTGTATTTCTAATTAATTTTCAAGCATTAATTAGGTATTGAATATGGCAAGCCGTTTCACTACTTATtcgaaaaataatatatatctttcacttaaagagctagtgtaaaatcatttaaattcgtggtggccaattttcgtggataaCTGAATTTTAaagggttcgtggggacgtaatttcgtggatttgtATAATTGTAaaaaagataactctggaatgtaattatgattctttattcgttgaggatgtaaattcgtgggtgaggggtacccacgaattccacgaaaattgtgCCACCACGAATTttaatgattctacagtatatattatttttagagagatatctctttaaatacaacctatcattgggtcaaatgttgtctgacctgtttcataccgattgttaagtcgatcttggtacactgatattgactaaggataactacatttacctgatcaagatatagggcacacggcgggtttgaccggtcgacaggggatgcttactcctcctaggcacctgatcccactcctggtatatccaggggtccctaTTTGCCCAATTGtctaatttgtattgtttataggagttatgagattgatcactgttcgttatattcaccttccaTCTCTCTAAATGAAAGAGGTATCTCTTTTTTCGAGAAATATCTCTTACAACTAAAAATATCTCTCATTTTCAATAGATATCTCTTTatataagagatatatctttgaTGTAGAGGAAATTcgtacagagatatctctttaagtgaagaaAATTACCCtcaaattaaaagatatatttctaggGTACAAGAGCTATATCTTTAAGTGAAATAGATATTTCTCAAAATGAGAGAGATATCTCGGTTTAGAGATATATCTAATAAAATAAAGATGTCTCTCTCATTTTAAATAGATGTctctttaagaaaatatatatctctttaattgatAAGAATATCTTGCTTTTttaataaatagtaaaaggactttaatgtattttatcaaagtAATTTCGCAACATGTACTGAAATCCACCCAGAGTAACTTCGGTCCAACCCAGGTATATTTCCGTATACTCCTGTTCgactttgataaaatatatgtgCTACTTCCTAGCAGCCAAAATGATGATTTTTTCCCCGGATATTGCATATTTCCCCAGTGATTTTCATTGTGCGCAAAGAAACAATGTGGGTCTAGCCAAAAGTCACTTGATATGGCAAATATTCTCCTCATCCAAAGACTTACAGTTTATATGCTAATGGATACAGCAGAAGTAAATGGATTCAAAATTCACAAGCATCGTGGTCTGCTATCACATGCTATACGTGACCACATTAAGCTAAGTATTGCGACATAATGGAACACAGTGCTATAAAACTAGACATGGCATTACTCGGTCTCACAGATGAAATTGTACAGTATGTGACATTCAGCGTCGTTCCAGTGGAAATGCAGATGCGATCCAAGATGAGCACAATTTTCATGTATCCCTCCATTGGGTTCGTGTGAAGTAACATACCAGTCAGTGAAGGCAAACTTTTGGTTTGTTGAAAGCCAGAACCAATTACCCTCAACCAACATGTCAGTTCCCCCTATCCAAAAACTGCCATTTCCTGACGGACCGCCTGTGTGAACTGTTATGAAATTAGAAAGAACCAGAAATGAAACTAAATATTGCAAATAGCTTTAATTCTGTTGAAACTATAGTGGGTTGATAACACAGTTCATTTACAACATATACTGATTATCATGACTGTACTGATGaggtaaatatatacaaacaattacacatatatatatttatatatgtgcaAAGAACGAGTTTAAAAGAATCATAATAATCAACGATCAGTTCCTGCTAGTACTTTCGCCTTACGACTATTCGGCCATTTTGTCTTGATTTTTTTCATAGTTACATGGTAACGTTGAAAAGTAAACgttcattgtgacatcataataaCGTCGGGTAGCTGTAGAACGCAAAGTCAATTGGGTAAGGTATACATTGTGATATCAATCGGTCTTCTGGTAT
Above is a genomic segment from Ostrea edulis chromosome 3, xbOstEdul1.1, whole genome shotgun sequence containing:
- the LOC130053176 gene encoding perlucin-like protein, with the protein product MVVRLLVFFGLVVAAFGGLCRTPWVNSGASCYLFVTHMKESWAESVSMCTELGGYLVEIQSQQENNFLIDYATNHLHIHTGGPSGNGSFWIGGTDMLVEGNWFWLSTNQKFAFTDWYVTSHEPNGGIHENCAHLGSHLHFHWNDAECHILYNFICETESLGGGPDVVG